The following are from one region of the Candidatus Eisenbacteria bacterium genome:
- a CDS encoding PD40 domain-containing protein — protein MGNKRSAVACVLLLAATAAIPAAAGDAAPGMFSYLEWDPPADRPVVFAPGVVSTAAFEFAGCFTPDGGEYYFTRRIDPGPNRILFTRSTEKGWTAPVPASFASPEGEMEPMITPDGSRLYYVSDRPAPEKARWKGPVWCVDREGEGWSEPRYLDAPLNDGFAMGVCPDREGNLYFTKKGIRVSRPGPEGAGLPELLGDAVNAPRPGAHPYVAPEGSLLLFDADRGDGVRNMDFFVSFRDRDGEWTGALPLGPPINTPETEMCASLSPDGRILFFTRIVGGDGDIYGIDASFLNGLRREAETADR, from the coding sequence ATGGGGAACAAGCGATCGGCCGTGGCCTGCGTCCTTCTTCTCGCGGCGACCGCCGCGATCCCCGCCGCGGCGGGGGACGCCGCTCCCGGGATGTTCTCCTATCTCGAATGGGATCCCCCGGCGGACCGGCCGGTGGTGTTCGCGCCCGGCGTGGTCTCCACCGCCGCCTTCGAGTTCGCCGGATGCTTCACGCCGGACGGAGGGGAGTACTACTTCACCCGCCGGATCGATCCCGGGCCCAACCGGATCCTCTTTACCCGGTCGACCGAGAAAGGGTGGACCGCGCCGGTGCCGGCGTCCTTCGCCTCGCCCGAAGGGGAGATGGAGCCGATGATCACGCCGGACGGATCGAGGCTCTACTACGTCTCCGACCGGCCGGCACCGGAGAAGGCGCGTTGGAAGGGCCCGGTCTGGTGCGTGGACCGAGAAGGGGAGGGGTGGTCCGAGCCTCGCTATCTCGATGCGCCGCTCAACGACGGCTTCGCCATGGGCGTCTGCCCGGACCGGGAGGGAAACCTGTACTTTACGAAAAAAGGAATTCGCGTCTCCCGTCCCGGACCGGAGGGAGCGGGACTGCCGGAGCTTCTCGGCGATGCGGTGAACGCCCCCCGTCCCGGCGCGCACCCCTATGTCGCGCCGGAGGGGAGCCTCCTTCTCTTCGACGCGGACCGGGGCGACGGGGTCCGGAACATGGATTTCTTCGTTTCTTTCCGGGACCGGGACGGGGAGTGGACCGGTGCCCTTCCCCTCGGCCCGCCGATCAACACGCCGGAGACGGAGATGTGCGCTTCCCTCTCGCCGGACGGGAGGATCCTCTTCTTCACGCGGATCGTGGGCGGTGACGGTGATATTTATGGAATCGATGCTTCGTTTCTCAATGGATTGAGGCGGGAGGCGGAGACCGCGGATCGTTGA
- a CDS encoding 4Fe-4S binding protein: MAYVISDECTKCGSCEPVCPVEAISEGDDQYMIDPDLCTDCGACAEECPVEAISPGD, from the coding sequence ATGGCGTACGTGATCTCCGATGAGTGCACGAAGTGCGGATCCTGTGAGCCGGTTTGCCCGGTCGAAGCGATCAGCGAAGGCGATGACCAGTACATGATCGACCCCGATCTGTGCACCGACTGCGGCGCCTGCGCCGAGGAGTGCCCGGTCGAGGCGATCAGCCCCGGCGACTGA
- a CDS encoding RNA polymerase sigma factor, translating to MREFEERLSEIYPGAMRFARGLEGSETDGDDLLQDALLRAWRAYPKLRDPDRFPAWLYAIIRNTHRSRARKRAIRRWISLDHAAERPAPEGIPFEEKDAVRRALARLPLPEREAILLYEVVGMPVSGVARHQGVTESAVKSRLARGRERLRKTYERMNRAGGAK from the coding sequence TTGCGCGAATTCGAAGAACGATTGTCCGAGATCTATCCGGGCGCGATGCGTTTCGCCCGCGGCCTGGAGGGATCGGAGACCGACGGCGACGACCTGCTGCAGGACGCGCTTCTGCGCGCCTGGCGGGCGTACCCGAAGCTCCGCGATCCGGATCGATTCCCGGCGTGGCTCTACGCGATCATTCGCAACACCCACAGGAGCCGGGCGCGTAAGCGTGCGATTCGAAGGTGGATCTCCCTGGACCACGCCGCCGAGCGGCCGGCGCCGGAGGGAATCCCCTTCGAGGAGAAGGACGCGGTCCGGCGCGCCCTCGCCCGGCTTCCGCTCCCCGAGAGGGAGGCGATCCTCCTCTACGAGGTGGTCGGGATGCCGGTGAGCGGGGTCGCCCGCCATCAGGGAGTGACCGAGTCCGCGGTGAAGAGCAGGCTCGCCCGGGGCCGGGAACGTCTCCGGAAGACCTATGAACGGATGAACCGAGCGGGAGGGGCGAAATGA
- a CDS encoding YigZ family protein, producing the protein MNDPDVYTVLASEGFAEIKVKGSRFLGFAFPIRDAGEGAARVETLRKKYHDATHVCFGWRIGHGGGYEQKAADAGEPFGTAGTPIVHALERVGTSDAAVAVVRYFGGVKLGTGGLIRAYGECAREAIDSATRTTRTLRAPLAVLFPYAHAGAVLRLAEKHGARTDGSDYAEEIRLLLAVPASRVERLKEQLIEATAGAVRFPGE; encoded by the coding sequence GTGAACGACCCCGACGTTTATACGGTGCTCGCCTCCGAAGGGTTCGCCGAAATCAAGGTGAAGGGATCCCGTTTTCTCGGATTCGCCTTTCCGATCCGCGACGCCGGGGAGGGAGCGGCGCGCGTCGAGACGCTCCGGAAAAAATACCACGACGCCACCCACGTCTGTTTCGGCTGGCGGATCGGCCACGGCGGGGGATACGAGCAGAAGGCGGCGGACGCGGGGGAACCCTTCGGCACCGCCGGCACGCCGATCGTACACGCCCTCGAACGGGTCGGAACAAGCGACGCCGCCGTCGCGGTGGTCCGCTACTTCGGGGGGGTGAAGCTCGGCACGGGCGGACTGATCCGCGCCTACGGCGAGTGCGCCCGCGAGGCGATCGACTCCGCGACGCGAACGACGCGCACCCTCCGCGCTCCCCTCGCCGTCCTCTTCCCCTACGCGCACGCCGGCGCCGTACTCCGTCTCGCCGAGAAGCACGGCGCCCGGACCGACGGGTCCGATTACGCCGAAGAGATCCGCCTCCTCCTCGCCGTCCCGGCGAGCCGCGTGGAACGCCTGAAGGAACAACTGATCGAGGCGACCGCGGGGGCCGTCCGTTTTCCGGGGGAGTGA
- a CDS encoding site-2 protease family protein encodes MIEALPKLFVLLFSIVLHEIAHGWMALKNGDPTARDAGRLTFNLIPHIDIFGTILLPLFLMIVQSPVLFGWAKPVPIDPRNFRNPRVGIGLVGAAGPGANIILAVLAAITFRVAVALGWITGPGFVATMLVYGVAINIILAVFNMVPIPPLDGSRVIIPFAPVGLRRVLAQLEPYGMFIIFGLLYVGFFRFVISPIYLFFTRLFLGF; translated from the coding sequence ATGATCGAGGCGCTACCCAAGTTGTTCGTGCTTCTCTTCTCCATCGTGTTGCACGAGATCGCCCACGGATGGATGGCGCTCAAGAACGGCGATCCGACGGCGCGCGACGCGGGGCGCCTCACCTTCAATCTGATCCCGCACATCGACATCTTCGGAACGATCCTGCTTCCCCTCTTCCTGATGATCGTGCAGAGCCCGGTCCTCTTCGGCTGGGCGAAGCCGGTGCCCATCGACCCGCGCAATTTCCGGAACCCGCGCGTGGGAATCGGATTGGTCGGCGCCGCCGGCCCCGGGGCGAACATCATCCTGGCGGTGCTCGCGGCGATCACCTTCCGAGTCGCGGTCGCCCTCGGCTGGATCACCGGCCCCGGTTTCGTGGCCACAATGCTCGTCTACGGCGTGGCGATCAACATCATCCTCGCCGTCTTCAACATGGTTCCGATCCCGCCGCTGGACGGCTCGCGGGTGATCATCCCCTTCGCGCCGGTCGGCCTCCGCCGCGTGCTCGCCCAGCTCGAGCCGTACGGGATGTTCATCATCTTCGGGCTTCTCTACGTCGGATTCTTCCGTTTCGTGATCAGCCCGATCTATCTCTTCTTCACCCGGCTCTTTCTCGGCTTCTAG